In Aedes albopictus strain Foshan chromosome 3, AalbF5, whole genome shotgun sequence, the following are encoded in one genomic region:
- the LOC109412303 gene encoding zinc finger protein 681, whose product MEVQASKAVRLQRVSHAPIKTESIKEEDLPKITMQKAAPARKASAQQQQQTRTLTVESLRRIVCCLCFETKADVGRVSAFGAFADQTFLSDIVRTCFGVDIDEEQFCTDVCEQCLVRIEITWQFYRKVNANASALKDLYRSINNNVEPLNTSRVHHSQEGSKHKKEFSIRSMKVPKLTKPKSPTKIAVKRPSSNIGQNKNNHSIKEPPIIDQESSDHSSQESDEDSESDGLSEHPFFAEHTKSVYNCHLCPQTFDRSQTLHVHQLNAHQTDNDKILCHLCPKWFSSRHFQDHVRNTHMEEKVICTICGQSYTSTNLQRHMRIHTKERPYACKLCTYTCNQSTSLKQHVLRIHMGDHTNKRTRIAKGPRKPKQPKNICTICDAAFHHALSLERHIARIHMGIKPPPRSPPPEGTPIKKRASRLHPCPVCEQKFFRQSKLITHLEETHPDHQATFIQCEDCPERFLHKRGYNNHRMYRHSEKTYKCDHCGEDQPSAPIFYNHKMRCYQRDLPAAGSSQG is encoded by the exons ATGGAAGTCCAGGCTTCAAAAGCAGTTCGGTTACAGCGAGTGAGTCACGCACCCATCAAAACTGAGTCGATCAAGGAGGAGGATCTACCGAAGATAACT ATGCAGAAAGCCGCACCAGCTAGAAAAGCCTCtgctcagcagcagcagcagacccgGACCCTCACCGTGGAATCGCTCCGCAGGATTGTGTGTTGTCTGTGTTTCGAAACGAAAGCGGACGTTGGGCGGGTTTCCGCCTTTGGGGCGTTTGCGGATCAGACCTTTTTGAGTGACATCGTTCGCACCTGTTTCGGGGTGGATATTGATGAGGAACAGTTTTGTACGGACGTGTGCGAGCAGTGCCTGGTGCGGATCGAGATAACGTGGCAGTTCTACAGGAAGGTCAATGCTAATGCCAGCGCGTTGAAGGATTTGTATCG GTCAATTAACAATAATGTTGAACCATTGAACACTAGCAGGGTACATCATTCTCAAGAAGGTTCTAAACACAAGAAGGAATTCAGTATTCGTAGTATGAAGGTTCCAAAATTAACGAAACCAAAATCTCCAACAAAAATTGCAGTCAAAAGGCCATCTTCAAACATAGGGCAAAACAAGAACAATCATTCCATTAAAGAACCTCCAATCATAGATCAGGAATCCTCAGACCACAGCAGCCAAGAGAGCGATGAAGACAGTGAAAGCGATGGTTTATCAGAGCACCCCTTCTTCGCCGAACATACGAAATCCGTCTACAACTGCCATCTTTGTCCGCAAACGTTTGATAGGTCTCAAACCCTCCATGTTCACCAGCTGAACGCACACCAAACAGACAACGATAAAATCCTGTGTCATCTGTGTCCCAAGTGGTTCTCATCTCGGCACTTCCAGGATCACGTACGAAACACCCACATGGAGGAGAAGGTCATTTGTACGATCTGTGGTCAGTCGTACACCAGTACGAACTTGCAACGCCACATGCGGATCCACACGAAGGAACGACCATACGCCTGCAAGTTGTGCACCTATACCTGCAATCAGTCTACGTCCCTCAAACAACACGTCCTAAGAATTCATATGGGAGATCATACGAATAAAAGGACCCGAATAGCTAAGGGCCCTCGGAAACCCAAGCAACCGAAGAATATCTGCACGATTTGCGATGCTGCGTTCCACCACGCCCTCTCGCTCGAAAGACACATCGCGAGGATTCACATGGGCATAAAACCACCCCCGAGGAGTCCACCTCCGGAAGGAACCCCGATTAAAAAGCGAGCTTCACGGCTCCACCCCTGTCCAGTTTGCGAGCAGAAGTTTTTCCGCCAGAGCAAGCTGATAACGCATCTGGAGgaaacccatccggatcaccaggCCACTTTCATCCAGTGCGAAGACTGTCCGGAGCGGTTCCTGCATAAACGAGGCTACAACAATCATCGGATGTATCGACACTCGGAGAAGACGTACAAGTGCGATCACTGCGGAGAGGACCAGCCTTCGGCGCCCATTTTCTACAACCACAAAATGAGGTGCTACCAGAGGGATCTGCCGGCAGCGGGAAGCTCGCAGGGTTAA